Proteins from a genomic interval of Marinitoga litoralis:
- a CDS encoding reverse transcriptase-like protein, whose protein sequence is MIKMVVDGRLRDGKGYYVVAIFKGENIIDKEEIGILYEKNRSNIVELNAILKALRIAKRSYKDEYVTIITDSKSSYELITGKAKGKKNTAIVNQCRKLYKQLPKVSLIWKSRKNVRYADKVARFIDG, encoded by the coding sequence ATGATTAAAATGGTTGTTGATGGAAGATTAAGAGATGGAAAAGGATATTATGTAGTAGCAATTTTTAAGGGAGAAAACATAATTGATAAAGAAGAAATTGGAATATTGTATGAAAAAAATAGAAGCAATATAGTTGAATTAAATGCTATATTGAAAGCTTTAAGAATAGCAAAAAGAAGTTATAAGGATGAATATGTAACAATAATAACAGATAGTAAAAGTTCATATGAATTAATAACAGGAAAAGCAAAAGGTAAAAAAAATACTGCAATAGTAAATCAATGTAGGAAATTGTATAAACAATTACCTAAAGTTTCTTTAATATGGAAAAGTAGAAAAAATGTAAGATATGCTGATAAAGTAGCAAGATTTATTGATGGATAA